The proteins below are encoded in one region of Malaclemys terrapin pileata isolate rMalTer1 chromosome 8, rMalTer1.hap1, whole genome shotgun sequence:
- the IL12B gene encoding interleukin-12 subunit beta — MSHLLLVLLSLFSLAVPLEAKWKLRENVYVIESEWTQEAPAEEVELTCNLSEDQSMSVYWMKDKEKIGTDKTLAISVKEFPDAGNYTCHKSDTHEILSYYFFLITKKDSSRQISKWILKSFKEPNNMTFLKCEAKNYSGIFICSWKTENESPNVKFTIKNLKGTQEDVSGSVICGSPVPQRYELETTYTVSCQKTNHCPFAEEHQPIEMFLEVIDETQYDNCTSSFFIRDIIKPDPPECEHVVKNGTVTWKYPRTWSTPDSYFPLTFKVNAEESNPSKHKSYDTDEQFIHLATTGKLEKIYVQARDRYYNSSWSDWKLCR, encoded by the exons ATGTCTCATCTACTCTTGGTCCTACTTTCGTTATTTTCCCTTGCAGTCCCTCTGGAAGCGAAGTGGAAACTGAGGGAGAATG TTTACGTCATAGAGTCAGAGTGGACTCAGGAAGCACCAGCTGAAGAAGTGGAGCTCACCTGCAATTTATCTGAAGACCAATCTATGTCAGTCTACTGGATGAAGGATAAGGAAAAAATAGGAACTGACAAGACATTAGCCATTTCAGTCAAGGAATTTCCAGATGCTGGCAACTACACCTGTCACAAAAGTGATACCCATGAGATTTTAAGCTACTACTTTTTCCTTATTACTAAAAAAGACtcaagtaggcaaatatctaagtGGATTCTAAAAAGTTTTAAAG AGCCAAAcaacatgacatttttaaaatgtgaggcAAAGAATTACTCAGGGATTTTCATATGCTCATGGAAGACAGAAAATGAGAGTCCAAATGTGAAGTTCACAATCAAAAATCTAAAAGG AACTCAAGAGGATGTGTCTGGAAGTGTAATCTGTGGAAGTCCTGTGCCTCAACGCTATGAACTAGAGACAACGTACACAGTCAGTTGTCAGAAAACCAACCACTGCCCATTTGCTGAGGAACACCAGCCCATTGAGATGTTCCTGGAGGTCATTGATGAGACACAATATGACAACTGCACCAGCAGCTTCTTCATCCGAGATATCA TAAAACCTGACCCACCCGAGTGTGAGCATGTGGTCAAAAATGGCACAGTGACTTGGAAATACCCCAGAACATGGAGCACACCAGATTCTTATTTCCCTTTGACATTTAAGGTCAACGCTGAAGAGTCAAACCCCAGCAAACACAAG TCTTATGATACTGATGAACAGTTCATTCACTTGGCAACGACAGGCAAGCTAGAGAAGATCTACGTTCAGGCCAGAGATCGGTATTACAATTCATCTTGGAGTGACTGGAAACTCTGCAGGTAA